A single window of Vibrio alfacsensis DNA harbors:
- the coaA gene encoding type I pantothenate kinase encodes MSPFLSFDRAAWAELRNSVPMTLSADDLIALQGINENLTMEEAVEIYLPLSRLLNLYVQARQSRNCVLQQFLNTEEHAPFVIGIAGSVAVGKSTTARILEALLSRWENHPKVALVTTDGFLYPKKVLEQKGIMHRKGFPESYDIKRLVEFVSDVKAGKPNLTVPLYSHITYDITEDLKTVDRPDVLIIEGLNVLQSGMDYPHDPHRVFVSDFLDFSIYVDADTETIEQWYIERFLKFRQGAFTKPGSYFSHYTQLSTDAAKSKAKDIWKSINGLNLEQNILPTRERAHLILHKGANHLVDRVSLRK; translated from the coding sequence ATGAGTCCATTTTTGTCATTCGATCGTGCCGCATGGGCTGAACTTCGTAATTCGGTTCCGATGACACTCTCTGCAGACGACCTTATCGCCCTGCAGGGCATTAATGAAAACCTCACGATGGAGGAAGCTGTAGAAATCTATTTACCGCTGTCTCGTTTGCTCAACTTGTATGTACAAGCGCGTCAAAGCCGCAATTGTGTGTTGCAGCAATTTCTAAATACAGAAGAGCATGCCCCTTTCGTGATTGGTATCGCAGGAAGTGTCGCCGTTGGTAAAAGTACAACCGCGCGCATTCTCGAGGCTCTACTCTCTCGCTGGGAGAATCATCCTAAAGTCGCACTTGTGACCACGGATGGTTTTTTGTATCCCAAAAAAGTTCTAGAGCAAAAAGGGATCATGCATCGAAAAGGGTTTCCGGAATCCTATGACATCAAACGCTTAGTAGAATTTGTCTCTGATGTAAAAGCAGGTAAGCCAAACCTTACTGTTCCGCTATACTCGCACATAACTTACGACATCACTGAAGACCTTAAGACTGTCGATAGACCAGATGTATTGATTATTGAGGGGCTAAACGTATTACAGAGCGGTATGGACTACCCGCACGATCCGCATCGTGTGTTTGTTTCTGACTTTCTTGATTTTTCAATTTATGTCGATGCTGATACAGAAACTATTGAGCAATGGTATATCGAACGTTTCTTGAAATTTCGTCAGGGGGCATTTACCAAACCTGGCTCTTATTTCAGTCACTACACGCAACTTTCAACCGATGCAGCAAAAAGCAAAGCCAAAGATATTTGGAAAAGTATTAACGGGCTCAATTTAGAACAGAATATTCTACCTACTCGGGAGCGAGCCCATTTGATATTACACAAAGGTGCTAATCATCTTGTCGATAGAGTCTCATTACGTAAGTAA
- a CDS encoding TonB-dependent receptor domain-containing protein, with protein sequence MRKTLFAITCASLLSPTFYLHAQEVSADETVVVTANRFKQIDGAVLAQTVTVTKEDIERLQANSLFDVFRTLPSVEVAQYGGRGQSASIYVRGGSSSQVLVLVDGVRMPRAIMGGIDFNQFPINSIERIDYIRGARASIYGSEAISGVINIITRAAIEDDSSRVSAGYGSNNHKKGTFVVSKPVGESKHFKGVLGYEKTDGFNVKPLPGVNDDDDHGFETLNLRLGYQQNFSDNLSGYVGMSAYNNEYDYDNSSIWSGHEKKTGEVEYVGTDLLLEYNKDVYSSELKLAYGQQDNYDHKSGQSKSTGDHVAIEQFNAIWLNSYSINEELSVGGGLDYRTEKLAKGYIAPSDWGPSQSYDPEKNPRTNFGISAIAQYAYDVWTLEASVRNDDNNQFGNNTTWQTAAGWKFYQGYELTLSHGTAFRAPSFVDLYYPGYEMPNLKPEESENTELSLSGAVSIVDWTVTGYYNQIENMLIWEGAGMQNVGEAEIKGVELEVKFDTDIVSHEFYLDYKDPVDKSGAEDTQLAYRSKRGVKWNAYATFDQWTLGSQYLYQGERFYSGNRLPSYSLWNFTASYAVNPSWDINAKLSNAFDKDYEMYSGYATPGRQYFVSADYRF encoded by the coding sequence ATGAGAAAAACCCTTTTTGCGATCACATGTGCATCGCTGCTTTCACCTACCTTTTATTTACACGCTCAAGAAGTTTCCGCAGATGAAACTGTTGTGGTGACGGCCAACCGCTTCAAGCAAATTGATGGTGCAGTTCTTGCGCAAACCGTAACGGTAACAAAAGAAGACATTGAACGCCTTCAAGCAAATAGCTTGTTTGATGTGTTCCGCACACTACCGAGTGTTGAAGTTGCCCAGTACGGTGGACGTGGTCAATCCGCTTCTATTTATGTGCGAGGTGGCAGCTCATCTCAAGTACTCGTTTTGGTTGATGGGGTTCGTATGCCTCGTGCAATCATGGGTGGTATCGACTTTAACCAATTTCCAATCAACTCTATCGAACGTATCGACTACATTCGTGGTGCGCGTGCTTCTATTTATGGCTCAGAAGCAATTTCTGGCGTAATCAACATTATTACTCGTGCCGCTATTGAAGACGATTCCAGTCGAGTGTCTGCAGGTTATGGTTCAAATAACCATAAAAAAGGCACGTTTGTGGTCTCTAAACCTGTAGGTGAAAGTAAGCACTTTAAGGGGGTTTTAGGGTACGAGAAAACTGATGGTTTCAATGTGAAACCGTTGCCAGGGGTGAATGACGACGATGATCATGGCTTTGAAACGTTAAACTTGAGGCTGGGCTACCAACAAAACTTTTCTGACAACTTATCCGGTTACGTTGGAATGAGTGCTTATAACAATGAGTACGATTACGACAACAGTAGTATTTGGAGTGGTCATGAGAAAAAAACTGGCGAAGTCGAGTATGTAGGAACGGACTTATTGCTGGAATACAACAAAGACGTTTATTCATCTGAATTAAAATTGGCTTATGGTCAACAAGACAACTACGACCATAAATCAGGCCAAAGCAAATCTACTGGCGATCATGTTGCCATTGAGCAGTTCAACGCGATTTGGTTGAACTCGTACAGCATTAATGAAGAGTTGAGCGTTGGTGGTGGTTTGGACTACCGTACCGAGAAGCTAGCTAAGGGCTACATTGCACCAAGTGATTGGGGACCTTCCCAAAGTTACGATCCAGAAAAGAACCCAAGAACCAACTTTGGTATAAGCGCCATTGCTCAATACGCTTATGACGTATGGACGTTAGAAGCAAGTGTACGTAATGACGACAACAACCAGTTTGGTAACAACACCACGTGGCAAACTGCTGCGGGTTGGAAGTTTTACCAAGGTTATGAATTAACACTCAGTCATGGTACCGCTTTCCGAGCGCCGAGCTTTGTTGATTTGTATTACCCAGGCTACGAAATGCCAAACCTAAAACCGGAAGAATCAGAAAATACCGAGCTGTCGCTATCGGGTGCTGTCTCAATTGTTGATTGGACGGTGACGGGTTACTACAACCAAATTGAAAACATGCTGATCTGGGAAGGTGCAGGCATGCAAAATGTCGGTGAAGCAGAGATCAAAGGTGTCGAACTAGAGGTGAAATTCGATACAGATATTGTTTCTCACGAGTTCTACTTAGATTACAAAGATCCCGTTGATAAATCTGGCGCAGAAGATACGCAACTCGCTTACCGCTCCAAGCGTGGTGTTAAGTGGAACGCCTACGCAACATTTGACCAATGGACGCTAGGTTCACAATATCTATACCAAGGTGAGCGCTTTTATAGTGGTAATAGACTACCAAGCTACAGCCTATGGAACTTTACTGCTTCTTACGCTGTAAACCCAAGCTGGGATATTAATGCGAAGCTAAGTAACGCTTTCGATAAAGACTACGAGATGTACTCAGGTTACGCGACCCCTGGTCGTCAGTACTTTGTCTCAGCAGACTACCGTTTTTAA
- the birA gene encoding bifunctional biotin--[acetyl-CoA-carboxylase] ligase/biotin operon repressor BirA, producing the protein MRKEHSAKLHILRSLSDGAFHSGEALGNELGISRAAIAKHIKGLNDWGVDIYRIQGRGYQLAQPMQLLDEERLTASANTQVELISVINSTNQYLLERVSESDKGRVCLAEYQAQGRGRRGRQWVSPFGTNLYFSMYWRLDAGMAAAMGLSLVIGIAAVEALEKMGFEGVKLKWPNDIYYQDKKLAGILVEMSGQAGAAAHLVIGMGLNIGMPDQQPSIDQPWTSLNQVSNGQAIDRTQLAIHLIEHWKSALEEYEMTGLSGFVERWNRLDNFLGRSVKLLMGPREIYGVVKGIDQQGGVVLETESGLETFIGGEISLRKHD; encoded by the coding sequence ATGAGAAAAGAGCACTCGGCAAAATTACATATTCTTAGATCATTAAGTGATGGTGCTTTCCACTCGGGAGAAGCGCTAGGCAATGAGTTAGGCATCTCACGAGCGGCAATCGCTAAGCACATAAAAGGGCTGAATGATTGGGGAGTGGATATTTATCGAATTCAAGGTCGTGGCTATCAATTAGCGCAGCCTATGCAGCTTCTTGATGAAGAGAGACTCACAGCCAGTGCTAACACTCAAGTTGAACTGATTTCTGTTATTAATTCGACAAACCAGTATCTATTGGAGAGAGTTAGTGAGTCAGACAAAGGACGAGTTTGTCTCGCGGAATATCAAGCACAAGGTCGAGGTCGACGTGGACGTCAATGGGTTTCGCCTTTCGGTACGAATCTTTATTTTTCAATGTACTGGCGTTTAGATGCGGGCATGGCAGCAGCTATGGGGTTGAGTCTGGTGATTGGTATTGCTGCGGTAGAAGCGCTGGAAAAAATGGGCTTCGAGGGCGTAAAACTGAAATGGCCAAATGACATTTACTATCAAGACAAAAAACTCGCAGGCATTCTCGTAGAGATGTCTGGTCAAGCAGGTGCTGCTGCGCATCTTGTTATCGGTATGGGGCTCAATATCGGCATGCCGGACCAACAACCAAGCATTGACCAACCGTGGACCAGCTTAAATCAAGTGAGTAATGGGCAAGCGATTGATCGTACTCAACTTGCCATTCATTTAATAGAGCATTGGAAGAGTGCGCTTGAAGAATATGAAATGACAGGGTTGAGTGGGTTTGTTGAGCGCTGGAATCGCTTGGATAATTTCCTTGGCAGGTCAGTGAAATTACTCATGGGACCAAGGGAAATTTATGGTGTTGTAAAAGGTATTGATCAGCAAGGTGGTGTCGTGCTTGAAACGGAAAGTGGTTTGGAGACCTTTATTGGTGGGGAAATTTCCTTAAGAAAGCACGACTAG
- the murB gene encoding UDP-N-acetylmuramate dehydrogenase — protein MEIKKHASLKAFHTFGIEQTCAYLAVVESIEDVIQLFNDATFKDLPKLFLGKGSNMLFTQHYEGVVIINRLLGKTVTETESHYLLHVDGGEDWPALVEWCVKQGIGGVENLALIPGCAGSAPIQNIGAYGLELQNICDYVDVLDLTTFETRRMSSADCKFGYRDSIFKHALYEKCFITALGLKLPKQWQAINQYGPLQSIPKDELSPHSIFERVCQVRMEKLPDPAKVGNAGSFFKNPVITQDHYDQLVSQHSGMVAYPALGGMKVAAGWLIDQCGLKGVSVNGAQVNPLQALVLTNVNNCSADDVVELASLVKKTVWDKYQIELEHEVRFMGSKKETNLAEIEAGR, from the coding sequence ATGGAAATTAAGAAACACGCGAGCCTTAAGGCTTTCCACACGTTTGGTATCGAACAGACTTGTGCTTATCTTGCAGTTGTTGAATCAATTGAAGATGTCATACAACTATTCAATGATGCTACTTTCAAAGACTTACCAAAATTATTCTTGGGCAAAGGTAGCAATATGCTCTTTACCCAACATTATGAGGGCGTTGTTATCATCAACCGCCTTTTGGGTAAAACTGTTACTGAAACAGAGAGTCACTATTTGCTTCATGTTGATGGAGGTGAAGATTGGCCAGCGTTAGTGGAATGGTGTGTAAAACAAGGGATTGGTGGTGTTGAGAATCTTGCGTTGATTCCGGGTTGTGCTGGGTCCGCTCCCATCCAGAATATTGGTGCCTATGGTCTAGAGTTACAAAATATCTGTGATTATGTCGACGTATTGGATCTCACAACATTTGAAACACGACGCATGAGCTCAGCAGATTGCAAGTTTGGTTATCGAGATTCAATTTTTAAGCATGCGCTGTATGAGAAGTGCTTTATTACGGCTCTTGGATTGAAGTTACCTAAGCAATGGCAAGCGATTAATCAGTATGGTCCTCTACAGAGCATTCCCAAAGATGAGCTTAGTCCACACTCTATCTTTGAGCGTGTGTGTCAGGTGCGAATGGAAAAATTGCCTGATCCAGCCAAAGTCGGAAATGCTGGCAGCTTTTTCAAAAACCCAGTGATCACGCAAGATCATTATGATCAGCTTGTTTCGCAACATAGTGGTATGGTGGCTTATCCTGCCTTGGGAGGGATGAAAGTCGCAGCGGGATGGCTAATCGACCAATGCGGATTGAAAGGCGTGTCCGTGAATGGTGCGCAAGTAAACCCATTGCAAGCGCTCGTTTTAACGAATGTTAACAACTGTAGTGCAGATGACGTTGTTGAGTTGGCTTCTTTAGTTAAGAAGACCGTGTGGGACAAGTATCAAATTGAGCTCGAACATGAAGTGCGTTTTATGGGTAGCAAAAAAGAAACCAACCTGGCTGAAATAGAGGCAGGGAGATGA
- the fabR gene encoding HTH-type transcriptional repressor FabR: MKSMGIRAQQKEKTRRSLIDAAFNQLSADRSFSNLSLREVAREAGIAPTSFYRHFKDMDELGLTMVDEGGLLLRQLMRQARQRIVKEGSVIRTSVETFMEFIESSPNVFRLLLRERSGTSSEFRTAVAREIQHFAAELTEYLMSTGMTKEEAFTQAEASVTLVFSSGAEALDLDRRERDELAERLIMQLRMIAKGAYWYRKERERNRLKGGIE, translated from the coding sequence ATGAAGTCGATGGGAATCCGCGCACAGCAAAAAGAAAAAACACGTCGATCATTGATCGATGCGGCATTTAATCAACTCAGTGCGGACCGCAGCTTTTCTAATCTTAGCTTGCGAGAAGTGGCTAGAGAGGCAGGAATTGCGCCGACTTCTTTTTATCGCCACTTCAAAGACATGGATGAGCTAGGCTTAACCATGGTTGATGAGGGAGGGCTATTGTTACGTCAATTGATGCGTCAAGCGCGTCAGCGTATTGTCAAAGAAGGCAGCGTAATTCGAACTTCAGTTGAAACCTTTATGGAATTCATCGAAAGTAGTCCTAATGTTTTCCGTTTATTGCTGCGTGAGCGCTCTGGTACTTCTTCTGAATTTCGTACTGCCGTGGCTCGAGAAATTCAGCATTTTGCGGCAGAATTAACCGAATACTTAATGAGCACTGGCATGACTAAAGAAGAGGCGTTTACTCAAGCAGAAGCGTCGGTGACTTTGGTGTTTAGCTCTGGTGCGGAAGCTTTAGATTTAGATCGACGTGAGCGCGATGAACTCGCCGAGCGATTGATCATGCAATTGCGAATGATAGCCAAAGGGGCCTATTGGTATCGCAAAGAACGTGAACGTAACCGATTAAAAGGCGGGATAGAATAA
- a CDS encoding GNAT family N-acetyltransferase, whose protein sequence is MLNPIKLPLVKRLYKAHYPAGRAKRDELIITANIETNIIALLRMKTVEQSRLLTGMLVIPEYRGHGVGHALLRHCENFVFTDGDYCFAFAHLENYYSQFGFQTIACDNLPNSLKMAFLRYSESGKDLIPMQFIALKPPMHADL, encoded by the coding sequence GTGTTAAATCCTATTAAGCTCCCTCTTGTAAAGAGGCTCTATAAAGCCCACTACCCAGCAGGCAGAGCTAAACGCGATGAATTAATCATCACCGCCAATATCGAGACGAACATCATTGCTCTACTCCGAATGAAAACGGTTGAGCAGTCTCGTCTATTAACGGGTATGTTAGTTATACCAGAATATCGAGGGCACGGCGTCGGCCATGCACTTCTGCGCCATTGTGAAAACTTTGTATTTACAGATGGAGACTACTGCTTTGCATTTGCACACTTGGAAAACTACTACTCTCAATTTGGCTTCCAAACCATTGCATGTGACAATTTGCCGAACTCATTAAAAATGGCCTTTTTGCGCTACTCCGAGAGCGGCAAAGATCTCATTCCGATGCAATTCATTGCTCTAAAGCCCCCAATGCACGCGGATTTGTAG
- the trmA gene encoding tRNA (uridine(54)-C5)-methyltransferase TrmA, which translates to MATLDVNPQRYQEQLAEKVERLTDMFAPYNVPELEVFESPEQHYRMRAEFRVWHEGEDLYYIMFDQETREKYRVDQFPAASRLINDLMPLLVEAMKDNESLRRKLFQVDFLSTLSGEVLVSLLYHRQLDDEWIENAKALKQRLNDEGFNLNIIGRARKMKIVLDRDYVIEKLDVNGQSYVYQQVENSFTQPNGKVAEKMLEWAVDCTQESTGDLLELYCGNGNFSLALAQNFDRVLATELAKPSVVSAQYNIAANEIDNVQILRLSAEEFTQAIEGKREFRRLQDAGVDLKSYNCNTIFVDPPRSGMDVDTCKMVQGYERIMYISCNPETLKENLDILCETHIVTRFALFDQFPYTHHMEAGVLLERKA; encoded by the coding sequence ATGGCTACTCTTGATGTAAACCCACAACGCTACCAAGAACAATTGGCTGAAAAAGTCGAACGTTTGACAGATATGTTCGCGCCATACAACGTGCCAGAACTTGAAGTGTTTGAATCCCCAGAGCAGCACTACCGTATGCGTGCTGAGTTCCGCGTTTGGCATGAGGGTGAAGATCTTTACTACATCATGTTCGACCAAGAAACTCGTGAAAAATACCGCGTTGACCAATTCCCTGCGGCAAGTCGTCTGATCAACGATTTAATGCCACTATTGGTTGAAGCAATGAAAGACAACGAATCGCTACGCCGCAAGTTGTTCCAAGTGGATTTCCTATCGACGTTGAGTGGTGAGGTTCTGGTTTCTTTGCTTTACCACCGTCAGCTTGATGATGAATGGATTGAAAACGCAAAAGCACTAAAGCAACGTCTAAATGATGAAGGCTTCAACCTAAATATCATCGGACGTGCACGTAAAATGAAAATCGTACTCGACCGCGACTACGTGATCGAGAAGCTAGACGTGAATGGCCAAAGCTATGTTTACCAACAAGTTGAAAACAGCTTCACGCAGCCAAACGGCAAAGTAGCAGAGAAAATGCTGGAATGGGCAGTTGACTGTACGCAAGAGAGCACGGGTGACCTCCTTGAGCTTTACTGTGGTAACGGCAACTTCTCGCTCGCACTGGCACAAAACTTCGACCGTGTTCTAGCCACTGAGCTAGCCAAGCCATCTGTGGTTTCTGCACAATACAACATTGCTGCGAACGAGATTGATAACGTACAAATTCTACGCCTATCGGCTGAAGAGTTTACCCAAGCGATCGAAGGCAAACGTGAATTCCGTCGCCTACAGGATGCGGGGGTAGATTTGAAGAGCTACAACTGCAACACCATCTTTGTGGATCCACCACGCTCGGGTATGGATGTCGACACTTGTAAGATGGTGCAAGGTTACGAGCGCATCATGTACATCTCTTGCAATCCAGAAACACTGAAAGAGAACTTGGACATTCTATGCGAAACCCACATCGTGACACGCTTTGCGTTGTTTGACCAATTCCCTTATACGCATCACATGGAAGCTGGCGTGTTACTAGAGCGTAAAGCATAA
- the murI gene encoding glutamate racemase, which produces MRASSKKKVLVFDSGVGGLSVFQEIHRLLPHMDYLYLFDNEAYPYGELDQDVLITRVNKLVAALVEEHQADIVVIACNTASTIVLPSLRAKLSIPVVGVVPAIKPASLLASQGVGLIATPATVTRQYTHELIRDFAQGKPVELLGSTRLVDMAEEKLRGESISIPELESILLPLRNKVDVAVLGCTHFPLIKEEIHQALGGEVTLVDSGEAIARRVKALLLSDMKEESKEEGSKKIYASAPPWQEDALNTCLARLGFNPVQVYRHPDV; this is translated from the coding sequence GTGCGAGCATCAAGTAAGAAAAAAGTCCTAGTGTTTGACTCCGGTGTCGGAGGGCTATCGGTCTTCCAAGAAATCCACCGACTTCTACCACACATGGATTACTTGTATCTATTCGATAACGAAGCTTACCCATATGGCGAACTTGACCAAGATGTGCTGATCACTCGCGTTAATAAGTTGGTGGCAGCCTTGGTTGAAGAGCATCAAGCCGACATCGTCGTCATCGCCTGCAATACTGCAAGTACCATAGTGCTACCGTCACTGCGTGCGAAGCTATCCATTCCGGTTGTTGGTGTGGTGCCTGCGATCAAGCCTGCCTCGTTACTCGCTTCTCAAGGTGTAGGACTCATTGCTACGCCTGCGACCGTGACTCGTCAATATACCCATGAACTGATCCGTGACTTTGCGCAAGGCAAACCTGTCGAGCTATTAGGTTCCACTCGCTTAGTGGACATGGCCGAAGAAAAGTTGCGTGGCGAAAGCATTTCTATTCCAGAGCTCGAAAGCATTCTTCTACCACTGCGTAATAAAGTCGATGTGGCTGTATTGGGGTGTACGCATTTTCCTTTAATAAAAGAAGAGATTCATCAGGCTCTTGGTGGCGAAGTAACATTAGTTGATTCTGGCGAAGCCATTGCTCGTCGAGTGAAAGCATTACTGCTCAGCGATATGAAGGAAGAGAGTAAAGAGGAAGGGAGTAAGAAGATTTATGCCAGTGCACCTCCTTGGCAAGAAGATGCACTGAATACTTGTTTGGCTAGGTTAGGATTTAATCCTGTTCAAGTTTACCGCCATCCGGATGTTTAG
- a CDS encoding adenine nucleotide alpha hydrolase: protein MTKAKRVVISWSSGKDSTLTLERLNENPHYQVVGLYTTYVDKEVPFQATPLEVVQMQADLLGLPLITIELPEVFPSNDIYQSTIVNALKSSGLDVEAVAFGDMFCNGIADYRCSYIEPAGWECVFPLLGEEGKALAFEIVERGIQAMLITTDGDVLPPEWCGRWYDKALIESLPGHIDPCGEDGEFHTLVTSTPSFQGHIELTKLEVEIGERFSHQRYQAKALPKQI from the coding sequence ATGACAAAAGCAAAACGTGTCGTGATCAGCTGGTCGAGTGGAAAAGACTCTACGCTAACGTTAGAGCGACTAAACGAAAACCCGCACTATCAGGTAGTTGGTTTGTACACCACCTATGTAGATAAAGAAGTGCCTTTCCAAGCAACCCCGCTGGAGGTCGTGCAAATGCAGGCAGACTTACTTGGCCTTCCGCTCATAACTATCGAACTGCCTGAAGTGTTCCCGAGTAACGACATTTATCAATCGACGATCGTTAACGCACTAAAAAGCAGTGGGCTGGATGTAGAAGCGGTCGCGTTTGGCGATATGTTCTGTAATGGCATTGCAGACTATCGTTGCAGCTATATTGAACCTGCTGGTTGGGAATGCGTATTCCCATTACTGGGGGAAGAGGGCAAGGCTTTGGCATTTGAAATTGTTGAGCGTGGTATTCAAGCCATGCTGATTACCACCGATGGAGACGTGTTGCCGCCCGAGTGGTGTGGACGTTGGTATGACAAAGCGCTGATTGAGTCATTACCCGGTCATATTGATCCCTGCGGAGAAGATGGCGAATTCCATACGTTGGTGACATCAACCCCATCATTTCAAGGACATATAGAGTTGACTAAGCTTGAAGTGGAAATAGGGGAGCGATTCAGCCATCAAAGATACCAAGCCAAAGCATTGCCAAAACAAATCTAA
- the sthA gene encoding Si-specific NAD(P)(+) transhydrogenase — protein sequence MLSKYNKEEIMAHANHYDVIVIGSGPGGEGAAMGLTKAGLNVAIVEKESSVGGGCTHWGTIPSKALRHAVSRIIEFNSNPLFCRNNTSLHATFSDILGHAKSVIDKQTRLRQGFYDRNSCTLLFGTARFIDNYSIAVMQSDGTEEVYSADKFVIATGSRPYQPNDVDFLHERIYDSDSILSLKHDPRHIIIYGAGVIGCEYASIFRGLGVKTDLINTRDRLLSFLDNEVSDALSYHFWNSGVVIRNDETFEKIEGTEDGVIVHLQSGKKMKADCLLYANGRTGNTDKLNLPSVGLESDSRGQLKVDGNYRTEVEHIYAVGDVIGYPSLASAAYDQGRFVAQAITKGQADGNLIDDIPTGIYTIPEISSVGKTEQELTAAKVPYEVGRSSFKHLARAQIAGKDIGSLKILFHRETKEILGIHCFGERAAEIIHIGQAIMEQKGEANTIEYFVNTTFNYPTMAEAYRVAALNGLNRLF from the coding sequence ATGTTAAGCAAATATAACAAGGAAGAAATCATGGCACATGCTAATCACTATGACGTGATCGTAATTGGTAGTGGTCCCGGAGGAGAGGGGGCCGCAATGGGTTTAACCAAAGCCGGTCTGAATGTTGCCATCGTAGAAAAGGAAAGCAGCGTTGGAGGCGGATGTACGCACTGGGGAACCATACCATCCAAAGCTTTGCGTCATGCGGTTAGCCGAATCATTGAGTTCAACAGCAATCCGTTGTTCTGTCGTAATAACACCAGCCTCCATGCAACATTTTCTGACATTTTAGGTCATGCAAAGTCGGTTATTGATAAACAAACTCGGTTACGTCAGGGCTTTTATGATCGTAACTCATGCACACTTTTGTTTGGCACTGCACGTTTTATCGATAACTACTCTATCGCCGTTATGCAGAGTGACGGTACGGAAGAAGTGTACTCTGCGGATAAATTTGTTATCGCGACAGGTTCTCGCCCTTACCAACCTAATGACGTCGACTTCTTACACGAGCGTATTTACGACAGCGACTCTATCTTGAGCTTAAAACACGACCCTCGCCACATCATCATTTACGGAGCTGGGGTGATCGGTTGTGAATACGCCTCAATCTTCCGCGGCTTAGGCGTAAAAACCGATCTGATTAACACACGTGACCGTCTGCTCTCTTTCCTTGATAACGAAGTCTCCGATGCGCTTTCTTACCACTTCTGGAACAGTGGCGTGGTGATTCGTAACGATGAAACGTTCGAAAAAATCGAGGGGACCGAAGATGGCGTCATCGTGCATCTTCAATCTGGTAAGAAGATGAAAGCAGACTGCCTGCTTTATGCCAATGGCCGAACCGGTAACACTGACAAACTCAACCTACCTTCCGTTGGTTTAGAAAGCGACTCTCGCGGGCAACTTAAAGTGGATGGTAACTACCGCACTGAAGTCGAACACATTTATGCAGTTGGGGATGTGATTGGCTATCCTAGCCTAGCAAGCGCCGCTTATGACCAAGGTCGTTTCGTGGCACAAGCCATCACGAAAGGACAAGCTGACGGTAACCTGATTGATGATATCCCGACGGGCATCTACACCATTCCAGAAATCAGCTCAGTGGGTAAAACCGAGCAAGAACTGACAGCAGCAAAAGTGCCTTACGAAGTAGGACGCTCTTCGTTCAAGCATCTAGCTCGTGCGCAGATTGCAGGTAAAGACATCGGCAGCTTGAAAATCCTCTTCCATCGCGAAACCAAAGAGATTCTTGGTATTCACTGCTTTGGTGAGCGCGCTGCGGAAATCATCCACATCGGCCAGGCCATCATGGAGCAAAAAGGTGAAGCTAATACGATTGAATACTTCGTCAATACCACCTTCAACTACCCGACGATGGCAGAAGCGTATCGCGTAGCGGCGCTGAACGGTTTGAACCGATTATTCTAA
- a CDS encoding YijD family membrane protein has product MSNGNKSEKKTLILALVAGMCGDALLSWLTMSEVSFSIFPLIALVLAVQSLYQEYLNNPVSEDIPLVGLACFFVGAFGHSAFIKAQYPEAGSNFFAILVSMILMAWIGKKLGFMDKKTTAE; this is encoded by the coding sequence ATGTCGAATGGAAATAAATCTGAAAAGAAAACGCTGATTTTGGCACTGGTTGCAGGTATGTGTGGTGATGCTTTGTTGTCATGGTTAACCATGAGTGAAGTATCTTTCTCAATCTTCCCTCTGATTGCCCTCGTACTTGCAGTACAATCATTGTACCAAGAATATCTTAACAACCCAGTATCTGAAGACATCCCACTAGTCGGTCTAGCGTGTTTCTTCGTAGGTGCATTTGGACACTCTGCGTTTATTAAAGCGCAATATCCAGAAGCAGGCTCTAACTTCTTTGCTATTTTAGTTTCAATGATTCTAATGGCATGGATTGGTAAAAAGCTAGGCTTTATGGATAAGAAGACCACCGCTGAATAA